The Alnus glutinosa chromosome 8, dhAlnGlut1.1, whole genome shotgun sequence DNA segment aAATTTGTTGCTTAAAccttacagtttttttttttttttttttttttttttttttttttatttttatagataaaccttacaatttatttattgatgGAATATGGTTTCATTTGTGAAATATAGATACAAAAGTCATAATTTCGATTCGTAGAATATCAGTTCCTTAAAATTACGAATCATTCATGTTCCCAAACGCCTTTAACCTCTACCAACCACATCACCTTCCGTAGTTCCGTGTACCTTTTTTCCACTACGTGTCGCGTAGCCGCGTGCGCTTTGGCAAAAACAGTGGAGGCGTGATTACGAATTCCATATAACCATAACAAGAAAGCTAGTAATTAAGATGGAAAAAGAGATACGACGTATGAGAAAGATTGGAGTAAGATATGGTGAGGTAGCGGAAAAGAACTGCATCTCTGATTTTGTAAAGAGAAAGTGTTTTCCAATCctgtcttaaaaaaattaaaataaattaacaagctaaaaaatatataaaactccATGAAGTATTTGAGAGAAAAATCtctgatttaataataatttaattgattgagctttatttatataagaaaaatgctagaccATCTCTTAGTGTTCTCCTGGTGTTCTCCTGGTGTTCTCctggaatggcatagatgtaattaaaaaattacatttatgtccttttggatggcacagatgcaattttttaatcaaaaaaattacatctatgccatttcATGAAAACACTAGGAGAACACAAGGAGATGCTATAGCATTCCTCTTATTTATataagagaaatacttgtagcaATAGTAAAATTATTCTTAGTAGCACTAATAATAGTAAACCTTGGGGGAACAGATCCATCCAAACCCATAGCTGCCGGAGGTCACCATCGACGGTACCCTAGCTCCCGTGCCTGATTATGTCCTTCAACGACGACTGAAAAGGAAACGGAACCGAGCTACAGTGGAGGTGTACACCAAATGAAATTTGAGCAAATCCGTTATCAATTAATTATGGGGAAATTGTTAAAATAGTTTAGatctttaaacaaataaatttatatatccATATGTGGTATGTCTACTTAACAAAATGATcattttgtacaaattttgattattatttggtaaaaaataaaaaataaaaaataaaaaaaaattgaaggtagaATTGTATGCTATAGGGGTGGTTGGCACCCTAGCAACCTCCAATGTGAGTGGTCTTAGAGGCTAGGCGCTAAGAGGTCTAAAGTCTTTTTGAGActagattatttttttcattctagCTAAGTTTGTCATATATGCTAGTCTTTTTATCGAGGGAAAATACAAATTTACTCCCCGAGTAATACcgcaatttcaatttaatctccaattttttaaattggatttttaactttttaactttttcttatttctcatttctctcgTTCCATCCAAAACCATCTAAAAATACTTATATAGCATTAACCTAGTTAATTGTAAGCAGCTTTTCCATGTGAAGAAGGCATACAACTTTCCAGGTGGCTAGCACAGCCACCCCTTGGAAATAGGTGGCTTGCACAGGCTACCCCCAGTTGACAGGGCTagcgcagccaccccttgcaAATAGGTGGCCTGCATAACCAACCCAAACAAAGATAATTTACGCAACCACTCCAAGTACCACCTACCATCCTTATTTGTTGGGAGTGGCCATGCAGGCCAACACCAGCAAAGGGAGTAGTCACTCACCATGgaaggatttttttattataatattgtaataaaaataaattctttccGACGACGTGACAAAAAAGCTAATGCCACGTAAGTAATTTTAGACGATCTTAAATGAAATgagtgaaatgaaaaataagaaaattttgaagagtTCAAAGTCAAATTTAGAAATCCGAAAATTATTCATAAAGTAAATTTATATTTACCCTTTTATTAACCATACCTTACCGATTTAGGATTAGACTAGATTTAATTAGGTTGGAAATAGTCTAGTCAACTTGGCTTGAGCAATTGTATCTACATTCGATCGAGGACCAAATTACAAAAATCCCTCTTGGATCAAATTGGAGAGGTCCAACCAAAGCCAACCCTAGCTTATAATTTTTACTGCTTGGTGAAGGGGGAAGGGGAATCTAAACAATTTATTGACATCTTTAACTTTGTATTCCTTTCTTTTTACAATAAACGAAAATTTGTAAACAAAACGATGTAATTTAATCAAACAAgtaaaacattaaaatattaaaaaaaaaaatggtactaGGTCAATTATGTGTAGCAGCCACATGAAATTGGGGGCATTGACGGGGAGCTACACTCAACCACCTAGAACGAAGAAATTTCGGTCCTCAGAAAGCGCTAATCGAGGCACCTAACCTACCTTATCTAAGGGGACGAGTGGATAATCGATCACTTCCATAACACCCAAGCATGTCGAAACATTGGTTTTCAATCTAATCTTGTTGTTTGTTCTTCACTTCTTGTTGATATGTATGGGAGATGCAAGTGTTACCAATGACACCGGGGGTTCTGCCAGGGTGGCTGGGGTGGTTGGTCACCTGTAAATGTtttgtgatttatatatatatttaggtttgcacaaaaaaaaaaaaaacaaaacaaaaattaatggattttttggaaaatctattCAATTCCtcgaggaatagctattcctttcttctttttttaaaggaatagttattcgcaagagaatagctattcctaggaatagtgtacaactaaataaaagaataactaATCCTATGAAATGGCCATTTCATTCCAGGGTTTATTCCGCGAATCAAACAAGCACTAAGTTTTCCTAAATATATCTGGTCTTGGGCAAAAAAGATAGGCTGGTCTCAAGGTTCAACtaatgtgtttgtgtgtgcgTGTGCTATAATTCCAGCAATGTGTCAGCGGAGATTAATCCGCTGTAAGCCCTACATGTGTCCAATGATCACATGGTTTGGATAATTGGAAAGACAAACTCAAAGAGGGCTTATTTTATAGGCCCTTTGTTGCAAAACAACTTTTTGGAAAAGGGCCTACAGCCCTCCTTTCTTGGTGATTGCAGTGCTGCAGAAACCTAATTTTGTTATTTGGCCTCTACGGTGCAACACAACACACTCGATTAGTCATAAAATATGTTATGGTAATGTCAAACACTCAGGAAATCAAGTAATCATGCTGTCTAAACCATATCCATGTCGTCTAGGGTGttatacccccccccccccccccccccccaaagctTTTTCTTAAGATATCATAcaatgaagaaagaaagggtTGGGGGGAGGGGtctcaacaaaaattatttcacCAATCTTCGACAACTTGGACAGATGCATGTGCTTGAAAAGAAGCCACGCATTACCTCGGATATAGCTAGCTGCTAGGTTGTGACAATTTGTATTCTTTTAGGAAGTGATTCATATAGAGGCTGCTTGGCTGTTTAGGTGGTGGAGCGTGTTCAATTTGTCTTTTCACCTTTTGAAGGAGTTCTTGATAGAGTTGGAGATGGCTAAACCTGTTATTGGTACTCTTACGTACATGTGTACTTTTCTTGCCATGACGAGGACTCATGTTTTCTTCAATCAGAAATGTGATTACTTTTTTAAGTAAATTGTTCATTTCCCGTACAGGTTTTTAACTGTTTAGCATCATTTCATGAACCCAGGGCAGAACCAAGCATATATTTTGTAGTACGTACAGTACATGAGAATGCCAATCATAGTTAATGATTTGGAGTACCTGCAGGATGATTTAGGCTCATCACTAGAAAGATAAAGGATGATTTGAAATCTGCTGAAATAAAGCTTATTCTATGATGATCACCTAAAAAATGCTTATAAGTAGTGaaagttgaaaattttaataagttCGTTTTTTGCTCATTGTTGCTTATAAGGTGGTTTGTTAATCGATCataaattgaaactcaagtagTGCTGTTGCTTACCGTACTTAGTAACTTAAGAAACAAGTTGATCGCGTTCCTACTGtcttcatctttttctattATCTGATTTATCAGCATATTTTCTACTCTTGGGATTCTATAATCTCTTGGAGTATTTTCATTGAGGGTTTGTGTAGCCTGTAAAGTGAAGATTACAGTATATGGTTTCGATGTCTTGCTATTATAATGTTCTGTTGTCGTTTGAAATCCCAGTAAGCTCTTTGTTTTGATGATCTTTAGGAGGATGCAGCTGATGAGGTAGCTGAAAGTATTGTTCAGTTTGTGTCCTTATTACCTAAATCTGTCAGAAAAGTTGAGAAAGAGGTTATACCAGAGCATATTCAGAAGATGTTTGATGAAGCAAAAAGCAGTGatcatcaccatcaccatcaccatcatcatGGTCATGATGATGGCCATGACCACCATGATAGTCATGCTCATGGTGCCGGTTACATGGATGCTTACGGGCTTGGTCATGGATGGTGAAGTTGATGCATGTCCATCTTTACCACTTTGGGCAGTGATTGTGCCTGAGTTTGATGTTTGATCGATCTGGGCAATGGGATTTTCCTTATAATTCCATTGATACTTCGGTATTGCTTACGTGTTGTTGTGCAAGAAACCTCCACTGAAGGAGCTTGAAATCGTGTAGATTGTTTTAGACTTTTGAAGCTGTAAAGTTTGTAATCTATTTGTCAGAGCGAGCTGAATTTAATTAACCAAAACACTCATTTTTGTTATGTGATTTTATCTCGTTTTCTCTTTTTAACAAAGGACAATACAATTTTATGGAAGCCAAACAACGATTGTACACGGGTATAGTTGTACACGTGGATGAACTTATCACTTTTAAGTATTTACATTCATATTATATAATTACTAACTACATCTAGGCGGTgattaaatgcggttattatccgttaTTCACATATCAGGTAATAGATATTTTGggcttattttagttttttgggcATTCTTTGAGTCTCTattatagtttattttaatcaattttgaCAATAATTTGGGCATGTTTTTAGTGTTTGGGATCTAGACAACCCtataccaaattcaaaacgacatcaatttggtgaatttattaattatGCATAAAGAGCAAGCAGATGCTGTTATTCAGCATACCCTAAAATTTTTATGCGCATCCTCATatttaaatagtgattttttgcTATACGAATAGCGGATGGCAAATAGTTACGGTTAGTATCTACCTGCATGTATAGCTCTATACACAGGTATTCTCTTGAAAAATGCCAACTAACCAGTTGGGAGGCTCTTCTAACCCTGTCCTCTACTTGCAGTCAAGCCAAGCAATGACCTTTTAATCTAGTcttgaaattatgaaatttcGAATATATGCCTCATTACATAAATTTGTCGCTCCTAAATGTTCATCCGGATCTCTTGGCTATTTATCTATCCTTGAAAGTACCTCATGATCCTCAATGAGGTCATCGGAGGGAAACTGATGAGCCCATGAGATATCGCTTGGGCCTTTGACTAATCTACGTCCACTTTATGCTCATTccatttgttttgacgtaaaatatttttaacgaaattaatatttttaaaaaataattttctaaaaaataatttatagtgTTTAgttcgtacgaaaaaattatcaatgacAAAAAACCACCAGTGATAAAATTGTCATTGGCCGAAAGGATTTTAGCCATTTTCATTGGATTTTGATTATTGTTGTCAAATTTCAGCGATGAAGACCAGAACGGCAACAATGGCCGAAATCTGGCATAGTACAGCTAGATTCTGACAAACTAGCCGAATTCCTGCCAATTTTTGTCAAATACATATGAAATTCTTatcatcataaaataaaaaaaaaataaaaaaaaaaaaaaagaagaagaaaaaagaaaaaagaaaagagaaaaaaaaggcatacaaatttttaaaaactgtttgttttgttttatcgtGGACTGCttaaaaatagatgaaaaatctcaaaaataaaagcatatatccatttaattttatgttattctcaaatttaaatttattattaaaaaaaacattattatccaaatatatattatttataaactttcAATATATTAGGGATAGATATGTAAACAAACAAGGGCTCTATATCTAATCGTGTCCAACCTgggaaaaacccaaaaaaaaaaaaaaaaaaccgaaaaaagtTACTCGCAAGGCCGTCCTCCAAAAATTCTGTATCTCTCACCAAATCCTCCAAATCCGCAGCGACGGTGGTGATCTCCCCGATGGACTCCCAGTTCTGGGCGCTCACGTGCCGCGACACCCTCCGCCTCATCCTCCTGAAGCTTCCCGTCCCCGACATCGCTCGGGCGAGCTGTGTGTGCCGGCTCTAGAACTCCGTCGCCTCCAACCACGACCTCGTCGCCATTTCCTTCAAGGCGCATTGGAAGCTGAAGCACGTCGTCGGAAAGCCTGTCTCCGGGAGCTTCTGGAGGGACAGTGGGATCAGCAAGTTCGCCATTTCGCATCGCCTTGTGAGGGGGGACAGCCTTGCCAGTCTCGCTGTCAAGTACTCTGTTCAGGTATGGATTTGAGaactgtttggttgccgagaaagaGTAGGAGACGACAACAAaattaatctttcttttttcttttctgttttgttgtCTCTCTAGTGTCCTAGTTATGGTGGTTAACTATGATTATTCTTCAAAATTGTAAGCAAGtagataagaagaaagaaaaataattgtttacACGCTTTGCTTGGTTCCTGCGAAAACTGAGGAAATACAAAGAAATTATAGAATTGCATTGACGTCTCCTTTTCATGGTTCTCTAGAGAGACATATTTCAAGGAAGCGAAATTATCTGGTTgagttttcatcaaaaaaaaattatctcgttgagtttttttttttttttttttttttttttttcatttttgtaaatCCCCAAAAAGAGATATTCAAGTTCCAAAGTTGAATATTTGGTATTAGAATTCTGGAATTTCATGTGATAGATTATCATGAGTGCAAGTTTTATCAGGATTGTGATTGTTTGGTTGGCATTATTGGCACTAGGTTCTGTAAAGCCATGTGATCACCAAGTTCATATACATGTTTCCCAATTTCTTTTCCTGTTGTTTAATTGCTGGAAGGGCTTGTTGTTTCTGTTTGGGTGTTGGAAAAGCAAAGTAGGAGCTCCAAAACGTGGGAGAAAGACAGGAAAAAGAGgtggagagaggagagaaagaagCTTGTATTAGTTTAGCATTGAATGATCTGTTGTGATGTCAGTATTTTCCTTGATAAAATGCAAAAGGTCATTCGATATATTTCAATATGCTGCCAGGCTTGCAAGTATTTGTACTATGGAAGCCTCGCTTGGAAATTTTAGCTTTTAGTTGGTGATTGCTAGTCTCTTGCGACTTGCAAGAGATCATGCCCTCTGCATAGGGCTCTAATGGAGCCGAGCCGAGTGTTGAATGTTCGAGCtcagttcttttaattttttttcgaataCGAGCTGAGCTCAAACTTATCACCGAGCTAGATAATCTGTCCAAgttctgtttatttatttttcgaacgaGCTCAAATTTGTTTACGAGCTACTCAATTAACTTAATCattctatatataaagtaaatgtcgtgatttttttttttttttttttaaagatgt contains these protein-coding regions:
- the LOC133876291 gene encoding F-box protein At1g55000-like; translated protein: MGDASVTNDTGGSARVAGVEVIHIEAAWLFRWWSVFNLSFHLLKEFLIELEMAKPVIGTLTYMCTFLAMTRTHEDAADEVAESIVQFVSLLPKSVRKVEKEVIPEHIQKMFDEAKSSDHHHHHHHHHGHDDGHDHHDSHAHGAGYMDAYGLGHGCDEDQNGNNGRNLNSVASNHDLVAISFKAHWKLKHVVGKPVSGSFWRDSGISKFAISHRLVRGDSLASLAVKYSVQQVMEIKRLNNMMSDHGIYSRERLLIPISNPDILVNGTCYMELDSYAKREVAVLYLEGGPDGKSSHLLKKMTSEQGKRKVLDSLKRSMQVDDGTAQYYLSISNGNPRAALSKFSEDLKWERQGGLA